A single region of the Sorghum bicolor cultivar BTx623 chromosome 9, Sorghum_bicolor_NCBIv3, whole genome shotgun sequence genome encodes:
- the LOC8083751 gene encoding myb-related protein 330: MVVPSSGAGGGVEGGGGGVSAPAGSGSGGRVKGSWTPEEDDLLRRAVTRHGPRNWTVISAEIPGRSGKSCRLRWCNQLSPGVERRAFTPEEDAVIVAAHAQYGNKWATIARMLHGRTDNSVKNHWNSTLRRQRRAAAANANANANAATVGCALQLRPLAAAAVTSAPVPLCHLLDLKESAAAAASVPFHRLDPKEVVEDDEDMDEEDDEDGSSEDSVLMPPPKKRPCAGDQHPSSLAVKPEHAKPPPPLPAPAPAPAEPLTSLTLSLPGNGVGVHDETPAPHSPAAAASVEAAVSMRAKLEQDPWFVPVMRQMICEEVQRQMQGMDVSCSSLVAVPAAGRSSAGGGADNGGGANDHD, translated from the coding sequence ATGGTGGTGCCGAGCAGTGGCGCGGGAGGAGGGgtggagggcggcggcggcggtgtgtCGGCGCCGGCGGGGTCGGGTTCCGGCGGGAGGGTGAAGGGGTCGTGGACGCCGGAGGAGGACGACCTGCTGCGGCGCGCCGTCACGCGGCACGGGCCGAGGAACTGGACCGTCATCAGCGCCGAGATCCCCGGCCGGTCCGGCAAGTCGTGCCGCCTGCGGTGGTGCAACCAGCTCAGCCCCGGCGTGGAGCGCCGCGCCTTCACGCCCGAGGAGGACGCCGTGATCGTGGCCGCGCACGCGCAGTACGGCAACAAGTGGGCCACCATCGCGCGGATGCTCCATGGCCGCACCGACAACTCCGTCAAGAACCACTGGAACTCCACGCTGCGCCGCCAGCGCAGGGCCGCGGCCGCCAACGCTAACGCCAACGCCAACGCCGCCACCGTCGGGTGCGCCCTCCAGCTGCGgccgctcgccgccgcggccgtcACATCGGCCCCCGTCCCGCTCTGCCATCTGCTGGATCTCAaggagtcggcggcggcggcggcatccgTGCCGTTCCATCGTCTGGACCCCAAGGAGGTCGTGGAGGACGACGAGGACATGgacgaggaggacgacgaggacggCAGCAGCGAGGACTCGGTGCTCATGCCGCCGCCCAAGAAGCGGCCATGCGCCGGCGACCAGCATCCATCTTCTCTGGCCGTGAAGCCCGAACACGCGAAGCCGCCCCCGCCcctgcccgcgcccgcgcccgcgccggccGAGCCGCTCACGTCGCTCACCCTCAGCCTGCCGGGCAACGGCGTCGGGGTCCACGACGAGACACCCGCACCGCAtagcccggcggcggcggcgagcgtgGAGGCTGCCGTGAGCATGAGGGCGAAGCTGGAGCAGGACCCGTGGTTCGTGCCCGTGATGCGGCAGATGATCTGCGAGGAGGTCCAGCGGCAGATGCAGGGGATGGACGTGTCCTGCAGCTCGCTGGTCGCGGTGCCGGCGGCGGGCAGGAGCAGCGCCGGCGGGGGGGCCgacaacggcggcggcgccaacgACCATGACTGA